The proteins below are encoded in one region of Oryzias melastigma strain HK-1 linkage group LG9, ASM292280v2, whole genome shotgun sequence:
- the LOC118599164 gene encoding neuropeptide FF receptor 1-like, producing the protein MEMLDIIGEEGLESEGSAIIATLLNSSLNSSANFTNITFFPYYQHSLYVAAGYFLAYTFIFLLCMVGNILVCLIVLENRCMRTVTNLFILNLAISDLLVGIFCIPTTLVDNLITGQKLCDSNPTFY; encoded by the coding sequence ATGGAGATGCTGGACATTATAGGAGAAGAAGGACTGGAGTCAGAAGGATCAGCCATCATAGCCACTCTGTTGAACAGCAGCCTAAACAGTTCTGCCAATTTCACCAACATCACATTTTTCCCCTACTATCAACACTCTCTGTATGTCGCCGCCGGCTACTTTCTGGCTTACACCTTCATCTTCCTCTTGTGTATGGTGGGGAACATCCTGGTGTGTCTGATTGTGCTGGAAAACCGATGCATGCGCACAGTCACAAACCTGTTCATCCTCAACCTGGCAATCAGTGATCTGCTGGTTGGGATCTTCTGCATTCCTACAACGCTGGTGGACAACCTCATCACAGGTCAGAAACTGTGCGACTCCaatccaactttttattaa